A portion of the Abyssisolibacter fermentans genome contains these proteins:
- a CDS encoding TerD family protein → MNNINIRSGKKESRSVFSNNNVKVDFGEKVIHEGTIDLRQNAKTIQQNMAKVQGKPQNSIHSTNTINNAQVLPQNNIAPVKRKKENTVINTSASIGAKKGQKLSITKTISNVNKVLIGLEWEFHGQYNFELDTSIFMMDTNNKTAEEDFIFYNNLKSRNDAIVLHGDFNKNLKDYYDEIIQLDLTKIPQNIKLFAVTVTIDEDSKNTFKDVKSAALKIIDPTTNKEVYSYSFCDKLTSETAIVVCEIYRHKEEWKINCIGSGFNGGLQALCDNYGIDTK, encoded by the coding sequence ATGAATAATATAAATATAAGAAGTGGCAAAAAAGAAAGCAGGAGCGTTTTTAGTAATAACAATGTAAAGGTAGATTTTGGTGAAAAAGTTATTCATGAAGGGACAATAGATTTAAGACAAAATGCTAAAACTATACAGCAGAATATGGCTAAAGTTCAAGGTAAACCACAAAACAGTATACATTCAACTAATACCATAAACAATGCACAAGTATTACCACAAAACAATATAGCACCTGTTAAAAGGAAAAAGGAAAATACGGTTATTAATACTAGTGCATCAATTGGGGCAAAAAAAGGTCAAAAGTTAAGCATTACTAAAACTATAAGTAATGTAAATAAAGTATTAATAGGTTTAGAATGGGAGTTTCATGGACAATATAATTTTGAATTAGACACATCAATTTTTATGATGGATACAAATAATAAAACAGCAGAAGAGGATTTTATATTTTATAATAATCTTAAAAGTAGAAATGATGCTATAGTACTACATGGAGATTTTAATAAAAATTTAAAAGATTATTATGATGAAATAATACAATTAGATTTAACTAAAATACCTCAAAATATAAAATTATTTGCTGTTACCGTTACGATTGATGAGGATAGCAAAAATACTTTTAAAGATGTTAAGAGCGCAGCATTAAAAATAATTGATCCTACAACTAACAAAGAAGTTTATTCATATAGTTTTTGTGATAAGTTAACCTCAGAAACAGCCATAGTTGTATGTGAGATATACAGACACAAAGAGGAATGGAAGATAAATTGTATTGGCAGCGGATTTAATGGAGGATTACAAGCTTTGTGTGATAATTATGGAATAGATACGAAATAA
- a CDS encoding calcium-translocating P-type ATPase, PMCA-type yields the protein MLKTHYDGLSSSQVEESKKKYGTNSLSEMETETFWDKLKENFQDPIIKILVVALIIDVAFYFFDQVEWFEPLGIAIAVLIATLVGTYSEYSNEQSFQKLQEEASRIKCKVYRNGNIGEIFINDIVKGDLILVQTGDKIPIDGVLVDGHVSVDQSVLNGESKEAEKHIPKEDYKYEDGNSDFLDESKIFRGTVVVEGEAIVEAKTIGDSSFYGQLAKELQAEDRESPLKVKLGHLADGISKFGYIGGSLIAASFMFKKIVLNSMAAGTPIAAYFSNIPQAVNDLVTAIILAIIIIVVAVPEGLPMMIAMVLSLNMKKLLKDNILVRKLIGIETAGSLNILFSDKTGTITKGLLEVILFCDGENNQYDSYNNVPGKLNRMMDLSIAENTSAVLNIQDDGTYKVLGGNSTERALLKFASEKVIDYDLETVDNIPFNSKDKFSATQVKGEYNLTLVKGAPEKIIEACTTYYDKEGNKQAFGKEKLTNINNKINELADRAIRVLAIATSDKPIGEDIFNELTFVGIVGIRDDLREESVQAIGEAMDAGIQVVMITGDRKETAVAIAKEAGLIKNDTDIVLTSNELKELSDEKLKKMIPNIRVIARALPTDKSRLVKLAQDLDLVVGMTGDGVNDSPALKKADVGFAMGSGTEVAKEAGDIVILDDNFNSIAKTVLYGRTIYNSIRKFIVYQLTVNVGAILIAFIGPFIGVDLPLSMTQMLWVNLVMDTLAALSFGGEAALKKYMKEKPKSRKEAIINKDMWSSILINGGLVATLSVLFLKLDVFRNIFRIGPTGKEDIYFLTGFFSFFIFLNVFNMFNARTVELNLFEHIRDNKGFLKVVGVIVVVQIIMAYIGGDILRTAGLTLREWLIITALALIIIPVDLIRKAIRNAMRAKA from the coding sequence ATGCTAAAAACACATTATGATGGACTAAGTTCATCGCAAGTTGAAGAATCCAAAAAGAAATATGGTACTAATTCATTGTCGGAAATGGAGACAGAAACTTTTTGGGATAAGCTAAAAGAAAATTTTCAAGACCCAATAATTAAAATATTAGTTGTTGCATTAATTATTGATGTTGCGTTTTATTTCTTTGATCAAGTTGAATGGTTTGAACCATTGGGTATAGCAATAGCTGTTTTGATAGCTACATTAGTTGGAACTTATTCTGAATACTCAAATGAACAATCGTTTCAAAAGCTTCAAGAAGAAGCATCAAGGATTAAATGTAAAGTTTACAGAAATGGTAATATAGGCGAAATATTTATTAACGATATAGTAAAAGGAGATTTGATACTTGTTCAGACAGGAGATAAAATACCTATTGATGGGGTACTTGTAGATGGACATGTGAGTGTAGACCAATCAGTTTTAAATGGTGAAAGTAAAGAAGCTGAAAAACATATACCAAAAGAAGATTATAAATATGAAGATGGTAATTCAGATTTCTTGGATGAAAGCAAGATATTTAGAGGAACAGTTGTAGTAGAAGGAGAAGCTATTGTTGAAGCTAAAACAATTGGAGACAGCTCTTTCTATGGTCAACTTGCAAAAGAGCTTCAAGCAGAAGACAGAGAATCTCCATTAAAGGTAAAATTGGGACATTTAGCAGATGGTATAAGTAAATTTGGTTATATAGGTGGTTCATTAATAGCTGCATCATTTATGTTTAAGAAAATAGTACTTAACAGTATGGCAGCTGGAACTCCGATAGCAGCTTATTTTTCTAATATACCACAAGCTGTAAATGATTTGGTAACAGCGATAATATTAGCGATTATTATAATAGTTGTAGCTGTTCCTGAAGGACTTCCAATGATGATAGCAATGGTATTATCACTTAATATGAAAAAACTATTAAAAGATAATATACTAGTTAGAAAGCTTATAGGGATTGAAACAGCAGGTTCATTAAATATCCTATTTAGTGATAAAACAGGAACAATAACTAAAGGACTTTTAGAAGTTATATTATTCTGTGATGGTGAAAATAATCAATATGATTCATATAATAATGTACCAGGTAAGTTAAATAGAATGATGGACTTATCAATAGCTGAGAATACAAGTGCAGTACTTAATATTCAAGATGATGGTACATACAAAGTACTGGGAGGAAACTCAACAGAAAGAGCACTACTTAAATTTGCTAGTGAAAAAGTTATTGACTATGATTTAGAAACAGTTGATAATATACCTTTTAATAGTAAAGATAAATTTTCAGCTACACAAGTTAAAGGTGAGTATAATCTTACACTAGTAAAAGGAGCTCCAGAGAAAATAATAGAAGCATGTACAACATATTATGATAAAGAAGGAAATAAACAAGCATTTGGCAAAGAGAAATTAACAAACATTAACAATAAGATAAATGAACTAGCTGACAGAGCTATAAGAGTACTTGCAATAGCTACATCAGATAAACCAATTGGAGAAGATATATTCAATGAACTTACATTTGTAGGTATAGTAGGTATTAGAGATGACTTGAGAGAAGAATCAGTACAGGCAATTGGTGAAGCAATGGATGCAGGTATCCAGGTAGTTATGATTACTGGTGACAGAAAAGAAACAGCAGTTGCAATAGCAAAAGAGGCAGGACTTATTAAAAATGATACAGACATTGTTCTTACATCTAATGAGTTAAAAGAATTATCAGATGAAAAATTAAAGAAAATGATACCTAATATAAGAGTTATAGCAAGAGCATTACCTACTGACAAGAGTAGACTTGTTAAATTAGCACAGGATTTAGATTTAGTTGTAGGTATGACAGGTGATGGTGTAAATGACTCACCTGCACTTAAAAAAGCAGATGTTGGTTTTGCAATGGGTTCAGGAACTGAGGTTGCTAAAGAAGCAGGAGATATAGTTATATTAGATGACAACTTTAACTCAATAGCTAAAACAGTTCTATATGGTAGAACTATATATAATTCAATAAGAAAGTTTATTGTTTATCAATTAACTGTAAACGTAGGGGCTATATTAATAGCTTTTATAGGACCATTTATAGGTGTGGATTTACCACTTTCTATGACTCAGATGTTATGGGTTAACTTAGTAATGGATACACTTGCTGCATTGTCATTTGGAGGCGAGGCTGCACTTAAGAAGTATATGAAAGAAAAGCCAAAGTCAAGAAAAGAAGCTATCATAAACAAGGATATGTGGAGTTCAATACTTATTAATGGTGGACTAGTAGCAACTCTAAGTGTTTTATTCCTTAAACTTGATGTTTTTAGAAATATATTTAGAATTGGTCCAACTGGAAAAGAAGATATTTATTTCTTGACAGGTTTCTTTTCATTCTTCATATTCCTAAATGTATTTAACATGTTTAATGCTAGAACAGTTGAATTAAACTTATTTGAACATATTAGGGATAATAAAGGGTTCTTAAAGGTAGTAGGTGTAATTGTAGTTGTTCAAATTATTATGGCATATATAGGTGGAGACATATTGAGAACAGCAGGATTAACTTTAAGAGAATGGCTTATAATAACCGCTCTTGCACTTATAATTATTCCTGTAGATTTAATTAGAAAAGCTATTAGAAATGCAATGAGAGCAAAAGCGTAA
- a CDS encoding TerD family protein translates to MAVSLKKGQKVDLTKTNPGLTKVIAGLGWDVNKYDGGNDFDLDTAAFLLGENGKVSGEVDFVFYNNLNHPSGSVSHLGDNRTGEGEGDDEQIKINLASVPQEVNKIDFTVTIHDAQARGQNFGQVSNAYIRIFNEETNEELLRYDLSEDYSIETAVVVGELYRHGAEWKFSAVGSGFEGGLGALCGNFGINIG, encoded by the coding sequence ATGGCTGTAAGCTTAAAAAAAGGACAAAAGGTAGATTTAACAAAAACAAATCCGGGGTTAACAAAGGTTATTGCAGGTTTAGGATGGGATGTAAATAAATATGATGGAGGCAATGATTTCGATTTAGATACAGCTGCATTCCTTTTGGGTGAAAACGGTAAAGTATCAGGTGAAGTAGATTTCGTATTCTATAATAATTTAAATCACCCTTCTGGTTCAGTATCTCATTTAGGAGACAATAGAACAGGTGAAGGTGAAGGCGATGATGAGCAGATTAAAATAAATTTAGCTTCTGTACCTCAAGAGGTAAATAAAATTGATTTCACTGTTACAATTCATGATGCTCAAGCAAGAGGTCAAAACTTTGGTCAAGTATCAAATGCTTATATAAGAATATTTAACGAAGAAACTAACGAAGAATTGTTAAGATATGATTTAAGTGAAGATTACAGTATAGAAACCGCTGTTGTGGTTGGAGAACTATACAGACATGGAGCAGAGTGGAAATTCTCAGCTGTTGGAAGTGGTTTTGAAGGTGGCTTAGGAGCTTTATGTGGTAATTTTGGTATTAATATTGGATAA
- a CDS encoding TerD family protein, with protein MSINLSKGQKIDLTKSNPGLKKVVIGLGWDTNHYDGGYEFDLDASAFLVGSNGKVNNDLDFIFYNNLTHSSGCIVHTGDNRTGEGEGDDEQIIIDFSVVPQEIDKIAITVTIHDAVTRSQNFGQVSNAFVRVVNEETGAELIRYDLTEDFSVETALVFCELYRHGGEWKFSAVGSGFQGGLAALCGNYGLSV; from the coding sequence ATGTCTATTAATTTATCAAAAGGTCAAAAAATAGATTTAACAAAATCAAATCCAGGATTGAAGAAAGTTGTCATAGGTTTAGGCTGGGATACTAATCATTATGATGGAGGATACGAATTCGATTTAGATGCATCTGCATTTTTAGTTGGATCAAATGGAAAAGTAAATAATGATTTAGATTTTATTTTTTACAACAATCTTACTCATTCAAGCGGTTGTATTGTTCATACAGGAGATAACAGAACTGGTGAAGGAGAAGGTGATGATGAGCAAATTATTATTGATTTCTCTGTAGTACCACAAGAAATTGATAAAATAGCTATAACAGTTACTATACATGATGCTGTAACAAGAAGCCAAAATTTTGGTCAGGTTTCTAATGCATTTGTAAGAGTAGTAAATGAAGAAACTGGAGCAGAATTAATAAGATATGATTTAACAGAGGATTTTTCAGTAGAAACTGCTTTAGTTTTCTGTGAATTATATAGACATGGTGGAGAATGGAAATTCTCAGCTGTAGGAAGCGGATTCCAAGGTGGTTTAGCAGCCCTTTGTGGAAACTATGGCTTAAGTGTTTAA
- a CDS encoding TerD family protein, whose translation MAINLTKGQRISLTKEDASLSRIMVGLGWDPVQSNSGGGLLKSLFNSQPDIDCDASVFMLNANDKLENNKHVVYFGNLKSADGSISHMGDNLTGDGDGDDEQIMVNLSMVPQNMQKLVFVVNIYDCIKRRQHFGLIQNAFIRIVNLDNNKELIRFNLTDQYSNMTALTVGELYRHGSEWKFMAVGQGSKDTSLGDMARRYK comes from the coding sequence ATGGCTATTAATTTAACAAAAGGTCAAAGGATAAGCTTGACCAAAGAAGATGCTTCATTATCAAGAATAATGGTTGGATTAGGCTGGGATCCTGTACAATCAAATTCTGGCGGTGGATTATTAAAGAGTTTATTTAACTCACAACCTGATATTGATTGTGATGCTTCAGTTTTTATGCTTAATGCGAATGATAAATTAGAAAACAATAAGCATGTTGTATATTTTGGAAATCTAAAATCTGCTGATGGTAGTATTAGTCATATGGGAGACAATTTGACTGGTGATGGAGATGGTGATGACGAGCAGATTATGGTAAATTTAAGTATGGTACCACAAAATATGCAAAAGCTTGTATTTGTTGTTAACATATATGATTGTATTAAAAGAAGACAGCATTTTGGTTTAATACAAAATGCATTTATAAGAATTGTAAATCTTGATAATAATAAAGAATTAATTAGATTTAATCTTACTGATCAGTACTCTAATATGACAGCATTAACAGTAGGAGAATTATATAGGCATGGAAGTGAATGGAAATTTATGGCTGTAGGTCAAGGTTCTAAAGATACTTCTTTAGGAGATATGGCTAGAAGGTATAAATAA
- a CDS encoding HpcH/HpaI aldolase/citrate lyase family protein: protein MKYFSYLKQDQIRSIFYKEPERFSRNDSKEKLAYALGSTLYMPATREHIIEDILKNMKKGLMTIVLCLEDAIGDNQVKAAEQNLIQNMEKLNCLIEDNQISYDDIPLLFIRIRNAEQMSRLASALSDKLNLITGFVFPKFSYDKGEEYFKELERINKETDNIIYGMPILESKEIIYSESRKAELYKLAQIFDKYNELVLNVRIGATDFCSLFGIRRSYSASIYDIQVIRDCIGDIVNVLCRVDRNFVVSAPVWEYFSSGDRLLKPLLRSTPFTKKFGEKMGTEMRAQLLNQYLDGLLREIELDKANGLCGKTIIHPSHIVPVQSMYVVTHEEYTDALGIMKNQNGDIGVFKSEYSNKMNEIKPHINWARKVLSRAEIYGVFNKEMKYLDLLYYSV, encoded by the coding sequence TTGAAATATTTTAGTTACTTGAAACAAGACCAAATTAGGTCTATTTTTTATAAAGAACCTGAGCGTTTTAGCAGGAATGATTCAAAGGAGAAATTAGCTTATGCATTAGGTTCTACTTTATACATGCCTGCAACTAGAGAACACATCATAGAAGATATTTTAAAAAATATGAAAAAAGGACTTATGACTATAGTATTATGTTTAGAAGATGCAATAGGGGATAATCAAGTTAAAGCTGCAGAACAAAATTTAATACAAAATATGGAGAAACTTAATTGTTTAATTGAAGATAATCAAATAAGCTATGATGACATTCCTTTATTATTTATTAGAATAAGGAATGCAGAGCAGATGAGCAGATTAGCAAGTGCACTTTCAGATAAGCTGAATTTAATTACTGGTTTTGTTTTTCCTAAATTCTCATATGATAAAGGCGAGGAATATTTTAAAGAATTAGAAAGAATAAATAAAGAAACAGATAATATTATATATGGTATGCCAATATTAGAAAGTAAAGAAATAATATATAGCGAGAGTAGAAAAGCTGAGTTATATAAATTGGCTCAGATTTTTGATAAATATAATGAATTAGTTTTGAATGTGAGGATAGGAGCAACGGATTTTTGCAGCCTTTTTGGTATAAGAAGAAGTTATAGTGCAAGTATATATGACATACAGGTTATTCGTGATTGTATTGGTGATATAGTGAACGTATTATGTAGAGTAGATAGAAACTTTGTGGTTTCAGCACCTGTATGGGAGTATTTTTCTAGCGGAGATAGATTGTTAAAACCACTACTAAGAAGTACACCATTTACTAAAAAATTCGGAGAAAAAATGGGAACTGAGATGAGAGCTCAACTGTTAAATCAATATTTAGATGGGTTATTGAGAGAGATTGAACTTGATAAAGCAAATGGTTTGTGTGGAAAAACTATAATTCATCCTAGTCATATTGTTCCAGTACAATCTATGTATGTAGTAACACATGAAGAATATACAGATGCGTTAGGTATTATGAAAAACCAAAATGGTGATATAGGTGTATTTAAAAGTGAATATAGTAATAAAATGAACGAAATTAAACCACATATCAATTGGGCACGAAAAGTTCTTAGTCGTGCTGAAATTTATGGAGTATTCAACAAAGAAATGAAATATTTGGACTTATTATACTATAGTGTATAG
- a CDS encoding phosphoribosyltransferase family protein, protein MKQSFYQYNINDNYNIKINVNKNPYDIELDNLFCMAARKNLKRKFLFVSKVLGKHVPIDPKIALLTGRLLSIKYIENIYGQKFELTNEICDIINGGRYSQEKYLQINKKRLDLPEETLIIGFAETATALGHSFFDSFENNAFYLHTTRDIVMTPNDSISFEEEHSHATSHRLFPLKTSILKSDAPIVFVDDEITTGKTTINIIESIQKKYPRKRYCIVSILDWRSKKDKELFKQKEEELGIKIDTVSLISGEIAYNNVNSEYFNEEEKNIDKSKTKDFSLEYIYLDNIFTDIVNSQSIDSNNNINTCCYLKHTGRFGIDNIDNEKLENLANICGEKLKNMRTGSKTLCLGTEEFMYIPMKIATYMGVGIKYHSTTRSPIYASKTQKYGVQNKYTFKSPNDNSVQNFVYNIPKNYYDDIFVFLEREGLDGSLESFIEAIKGTGVKKVYIVTHATSKRGDLVDRKQA, encoded by the coding sequence GTGAAGCAGTCTTTCTACCAATATAATATTAATGATAATTATAATATAAAAATAAATGTTAATAAAAATCCGTATGATATTGAATTAGATAATTTGTTCTGCATGGCAGCTAGGAAAAATTTAAAAAGAAAATTCCTATTTGTTAGTAAAGTGTTAGGAAAGCATGTACCAATTGATCCTAAAATAGCCTTATTAACAGGTAGATTATTGAGTATAAAATATATAGAAAATATTTATGGACAGAAGTTTGAGCTGACTAATGAAATATGCGACATTATAAATGGTGGTAGATATTCTCAAGAAAAATACTTACAAATCAACAAAAAGCGACTCGACTTACCAGAAGAAACATTAATAATTGGTTTTGCTGAAACCGCTACAGCCTTAGGTCATAGTTTTTTTGACAGTTTTGAAAACAATGCATTTTATTTGCACACAACTAGAGACATTGTAATGACACCTAATGATTCAATTTCATTTGAAGAAGAACATTCTCATGCAACAAGTCATAGGTTATTTCCATTAAAAACTTCTATTCTTAAATCTGATGCACCTATAGTTTTTGTAGATGATGAGATTACGACAGGTAAAACTACTATAAATATTATAGAATCCATACAAAAAAAATATCCTAGAAAAAGATATTGTATAGTTTCTATACTAGATTGGAGAAGTAAAAAAGACAAAGAGTTATTTAAACAAAAAGAAGAAGAATTAGGAATAAAAATAGATACTGTTTCTTTAATATCTGGTGAAATAGCTTATAATAACGTGAATTCAGAGTACTTTAATGAAGAAGAAAAAAATATTGATAAATCGAAAACAAAAGATTTTTCGCTAGAGTATATATACTTAGATAACATATTTACCGATATTGTTAATAGCCAATCTATTGATAGTAACAATAATATAAATACATGTTGTTATTTAAAGCATACAGGGCGATTTGGTATAGATAATATTGACAATGAAAAGCTCGAAAATTTAGCTAATATTTGTGGTGAAAAACTAAAAAATATGAGAACAGGTTCTAAAACACTTTGCTTAGGTACAGAGGAATTTATGTATATACCTATGAAAATAGCAACCTATATGGGAGTTGGAATAAAATATCATTCTACTACAAGAAGTCCTATTTATGCTAGTAAAACTCAAAAATATGGAGTTCAAAACAAATATACATTTAAAAGTCCGAATGATAACAGTGTACAAAATTTCGTTTATAATATCCCTAAAAACTATTATGATGATATATTTGTTTTTCTTGAAAGGGAAGGTTTAGATGGAAGTTTGGAATCTTTTATAGAAGCTATAAAAGGAACAGGAGTCAAAAAGGTTTATATAGTTACACATGCTACAAGTAAAAGAGGTGATTTGGTTGATAGAAAACAAGCATGA
- a CDS encoding cysteine protease StiP family protein — translation MIWLIENKHDNSANMFIKSSYSKDDVIFLLKDIGELIKEQNNEQREQAIQSGIHYSEMLPIEYKPSEKYMDIFYKGLKQNRNKIAVAVGVVAERILALRGEDLVFVSLARAGSPAGILLKRYLKYKYDIDIPHYSISIIRGKGIDENSIKYILRKHPNRQIQFIDGWTGKGAITNELSKACKNFNEKYLTNIDDRLAVIADPAHCTTIYGTREDFLIPSACLNSTVSGLVSRTVHRKDLIGEDDFHGAKFYEELIDEDVSNLFIDTIAEQFKYIDDKVACGIKEIESNEYNLKTTWIGLKDVQRLQSEFDIQNINFIKPGVGETTRVLLRRVPWKILIKEESASLEHIIQLAKERNVPVEKYDLLAYECCGLIKSLRRE, via the coding sequence GTGATTTGGTTGATAGAAAACAAGCATGATAATTCAGCAAATATGTTTATAAAAAGTAGTTATAGTAAAGATGATGTTATATTTCTCTTAAAGGATATAGGTGAACTGATTAAAGAGCAAAATAATGAACAGAGAGAACAAGCTATACAATCAGGTATTCATTATTCTGAAATGCTTCCTATAGAATATAAGCCTTCAGAAAAATACATGGATATATTCTACAAAGGATTAAAGCAAAATAGAAATAAAATAGCTGTTGCTGTTGGAGTAGTAGCTGAGAGAATACTAGCACTTAGAGGAGAAGATTTAGTATTTGTTTCCTTAGCAAGAGCAGGTTCACCGGCTGGTATTTTGTTGAAAAGATATTTGAAATATAAATATGATATAGATATACCTCATTATAGCATTTCAATCATCAGAGGTAAGGGTATTGATGAAAATTCTATCAAATATATACTTAGAAAGCATCCGAATAGACAAATCCAGTTTATAGATGGATGGACTGGCAAGGGAGCTATTACAAACGAACTATCGAAAGCATGTAAAAATTTCAATGAAAAATATTTAACTAATATAGATGATAGGCTTGCTGTAATAGCTGACCCAGCACATTGTACTACTATTTATGGTACAAGAGAAGATTTTTTGATTCCAAGTGCTTGTTTGAATTCAACAGTATCTGGTTTAGTAAGTAGAACAGTTCACAGGAAGGATTTAATAGGTGAAGATGATTTTCATGGAGCGAAATTTTATGAAGAATTGATAGATGAAGATGTTTCAAATTTATTCATAGATACAATTGCTGAACAATTTAAGTATATAGATGATAAAGTTGCATGTGGGATAAAAGAAATCGAAAGTAATGAATACAATCTAAAAACTACATGGATTGGATTAAAGGATGTTCAAAGACTTCAAAGTGAATTTGATATACAAAACATAAATTTTATTAAACCTGGAGTAGGAGAAACTACCAGAGTTTTATTGAGAAGAGTACCGTGGAAAATACTTATCAAAGAAGAATCAGCTAGTCTAGAGCATATAATACAACTTGCAAAAGAGAGAAATGTACCTGTAGAAAAATATGATTTATTAGCTTATGAATGCTGTGGGTTAATAAAAAGTCTAAGGAGAGAATAA
- a CDS encoding HAD family hydrolase translates to MLYASDLDRTLIYSKKLINEEILNTSDVRIVEKFEGYPISYMTQKSIDLLKSIKDRLLFVPVTTRTLEQFRRIKIVQELDLKYSVVANGGIILENNKISEIWRKTIFRKITDNCININDAIKEFERIKSDVWVKKLRIADDMFFYCIIEEDNIPEKELQAYSKWLETQNWITTRHGRKLYFIPRYVNKGDAVKFIAQRENISDIAASGDSSLDLDMAKVCNYFIVPKHGGICDIADNKMKCMNYTTVKGILAAEEILKLTADYFNI, encoded by the coding sequence ATGCTTTATGCTAGTGATTTGGATAGGACTCTTATATATAGTAAAAAATTAATTAACGAAGAAATTTTAAACACATCTGATGTACGTATAGTAGAAAAATTTGAAGGTTACCCTATATCATACATGACGCAAAAGTCCATAGATTTATTAAAATCAATAAAGGATAGACTACTGTTTGTACCGGTTACTACAAGGACATTAGAACAGTTTAGGCGTATAAAAATAGTACAAGAACTAGATTTAAAATATTCTGTAGTAGCAAATGGTGGCATTATATTAGAAAATAATAAAATTAGTGAAATATGGCGTAAAACTATATTTAGAAAAATAACTGATAACTGTATTAATATAAATGATGCTATAAAAGAATTTGAAAGGATTAAATCGGATGTTTGGGTAAAAAAGCTTAGAATAGCAGATGATATGTTTTTTTACTGCATAATAGAGGAAGATAATATACCAGAGAAAGAATTACAAGCTTACTCTAAATGGCTGGAAACACAAAATTGGATTACTACAAGGCATGGCAGAAAGTTATATTTTATTCCTAGATATGTTAATAAAGGCGATGCAGTTAAATTTATAGCCCAAAGAGAAAATATAAGTGATATAGCTGCATCAGGGGATTCTTCTTTGGATTTAGATATGGCGAAGGTATGTAATTATTTTATAGTACCAAAGCATGGGGGCATATGTGATATAGCAGACAACAAAATGAAGTGCATGAATTATACGACTGTAAAGGGTATACTAGCTGCAGAGGAGATATTAAAGCTTACAGCTGATTATTTTAATATTTAA